One stretch of Schlesneria sp. DSM 10557 DNA includes these proteins:
- a CDS encoding proton-conducting transporter membrane subunit, whose translation MPLFQFDHFELFRPDSLSWVMAGLILFVVINVLAYSSRYLAGDKNQRRHRRDVLLLATSVMAIVFADHLLVLLAGWAMSNLLLVRLMIHKDHWRAARNSGLLALKTFGFGSVVLGVAFWLLAENAGTASIASIVQATDEWTTMHRVALILIAIAALTQSAAWPFHRWLTSSLNSPTPVSALMHAGLVNGGGFLLVRFAPLFATQSVILHGLFLVGLITAVIGTFWKLLQTDIKRMLACSTMGQMGFMLLQCGMGLFAPAISHLCWHGLFKAYLFLSAGSVVQEKRAGIATEPSFARILMACPAGLCGAFAFTLTSGADLRFVDTSSLMIALAFMAATQLAVGLLGESLAVSRVLGTFLVGAGAGGMYGLSIRLVETALNSLHTIQPQPMDAVYFAGIATIVVLWMAMILNLPARLQSRATWKRLYMKALNASQPHPQTVTSSRTAYQS comes from the coding sequence ATGCCCTTGTTTCAGTTTGATCATTTTGAGCTCTTCCGGCCTGACAGCCTGTCTTGGGTGATGGCGGGGTTGATCCTGTTCGTCGTCATCAATGTGCTCGCTTACTCGAGTCGCTATCTGGCCGGTGACAAAAACCAGCGCCGGCATCGACGCGATGTCTTGCTGCTTGCCACAAGCGTGATGGCGATCGTCTTCGCTGACCACCTCTTGGTGCTGCTTGCGGGTTGGGCAATGAGCAACTTGCTGCTGGTCAGGCTCATGATTCACAAGGATCACTGGCGTGCCGCCCGAAATTCTGGCCTGCTGGCCCTCAAGACATTTGGCTTTGGGTCCGTGGTTCTGGGCGTGGCTTTCTGGCTGTTGGCGGAAAACGCAGGGACCGCTTCCATCGCCAGCATCGTTCAGGCCACTGATGAATGGACAACGATGCATCGTGTGGCTCTGATCCTGATTGCGATTGCCGCACTGACCCAATCCGCCGCCTGGCCCTTTCATCGCTGGCTGACTTCGTCACTGAACTCTCCAACGCCTGTCTCCGCCCTGATGCACGCGGGCCTTGTCAACGGGGGCGGATTCCTCCTGGTTCGCTTCGCGCCTCTCTTTGCGACACAGTCTGTAATTCTGCATGGGTTATTCCTTGTCGGCCTCATCACGGCGGTAATCGGTACCTTCTGGAAGCTACTCCAGACTGACATCAAGCGAATGCTGGCTTGTTCCACGATGGGGCAGATGGGGTTTATGCTTCTGCAGTGTGGAATGGGGCTCTTCGCACCGGCGATTTCGCATCTCTGCTGGCACGGCCTCTTTAAGGCCTATCTCTTCCTCAGCGCGGGTTCGGTGGTGCAGGAAAAGCGCGCAGGCATCGCGACAGAACCCTCTTTCGCTCGGATTCTGATGGCCTGCCCGGCGGGTCTTTGTGGGGCCTTCGCGTTCACCCTCACGAGCGGGGCTGACCTCCGCTTCGTCGACACCTCAAGCCTGATGATTGCTCTGGCCTTCATGGCCGCCACGCAACTGGCTGTCGGTTTGCTTGGCGAATCGCTGGCGGTCTCTCGTGTGCTCGGCACCTTCCTGGTTGGGGCTGGAGCAGGTGGGATGTACGGCCTCAGTATCCGTTTGGTGGAAACTGCCCTCAATTCGCTTCACACCATTCAGCCACAGCCGATGGATGCCGTCTACTTCGCAGGCATTGCCACGATCGTCGTGCTGTGGATGGCCATGATTCTTAACCTCCCAGCCAGGCTTCAGTCCCGAGCCACCTGGAAGAGGCTGTATATGAAAGCACTGAACGCCAGCCAGCCCCACCCACAGACCGTTACCTCATCCCGAACCGCCTACCAATCCTGA
- a CDS encoding LysR family transcriptional regulator, which produces MPFFVDTIQLKSFIAIAETGTYGQAAATVNRTQSALSLQIKKLEEQLGCELFDRTNRRVVLTQQGEIFLGYAKRMMQLQWEAFSRLREPDVEGEIRFGTPEDFATHYLPDVLASFRQHHPRVQLNVACDLTLNLIDGFHRGEFDVILAKRDPQRVKGGTKVWREPLVWAAADGYQPEERLSLVLSPQPCIYRARALAALDRAKRSWHISFTSPSLAGTIAAVKAGLGITVLPAHMIPAGIHPIRKEAKLPQLADSEVALMKKDELSKVAEIFSDHVVQSLENIRT; this is translated from the coding sequence ATGCCGTTCTTCGTCGATACCATCCAGCTCAAGAGTTTTATTGCGATTGCCGAAACGGGGACGTATGGGCAAGCCGCCGCGACGGTCAACCGGACGCAATCTGCTCTCAGCCTGCAAATCAAAAAGCTGGAGGAGCAACTTGGCTGCGAGCTATTCGACCGAACAAACCGCCGAGTGGTGCTGACGCAACAAGGAGAGATTTTCCTCGGCTACGCCAAGCGAATGATGCAACTTCAGTGGGAAGCGTTCAGTCGCCTCCGGGAGCCGGATGTCGAAGGAGAGATTCGATTCGGAACGCCAGAGGATTTCGCGACGCACTATCTTCCAGATGTGCTCGCGAGCTTCAGGCAGCATCATCCGCGCGTGCAGTTGAATGTCGCTTGCGACTTGACTCTCAACCTGATCGACGGCTTCCATCGCGGGGAGTTCGATGTCATTCTCGCCAAACGGGATCCACAGCGAGTCAAAGGGGGAACAAAGGTCTGGCGGGAACCGCTGGTCTGGGCTGCCGCCGATGGCTATCAACCAGAGGAACGCCTATCGCTAGTGCTTTCCCCACAGCCCTGCATCTACCGCGCTCGCGCGCTGGCAGCACTCGACCGGGCGAAACGGAGCTGGCACATCAGTTTCACCAGCCCGAGTCTGGCGGGGACGATCGCGGCGGTGAAAGCGGGGCTTGGTATAACCGTGCTGCCCGCGCACATGATTCCTGCCGGTATCCACCCGATTCGCAAAGAAGCGAAACTGCCTCAATTGGCAGACTCTGAAGTGGCGTTGATGAAAAAGGACGAACTTTCGAAAGTCGCAGAGATCTTTTCCGACCACGTCGTGCAGAGCTTAGAGAACATCAGAACATAG
- a CDS encoding TolC family protein, with amino-acid sequence MKPQARMPIVCGCLLLTIASGCASVPSKAGADRGTGTGSGVTSKKQSGQTESLDSAGPLDPEADSLEHSAQLVAFSETEEESSATDDDNTDILELQKTSYEFLSPPIHAEDELAEDQLDLGEVVASVETHYPLLLAAVEEQGITSGQLLAAQGAFDLNLRAREFWQVGTYDSQRMTVGVDQNTAWNGLSYYTGYRQSDGSFPIYYGDRKTGDGGEFRAGVLIPLLAGRPIDKRRATARQAALTRALADPVIAAQRLDFIRAASRAYWTWVAAGRRYLIAQSVLKIAEDRNKQLAELVERGALAEIERTDNQRVIVERQARLITAERAWQQTSIALSLYLRNPEGEPLIPQATRLPRNLPEPDPFDPSSVALDIPVALQQRPELARLRLQRERTAVDLELARNQMLPGLNLGLEGAQDIGYASNFSKTPLVTGTELDRATYIASLQFDLPLQRREAKGRAMTAEAALTQLSFQEKFQRDRIVAELQDAASALERSYELLKKARENVAVARKVESGERERFTQGQGTIVILNIRELVAAEASFAEVDALAEFYRSMADYQAALGGDGPFQDGELNLSVPPSPEFLDR; translated from the coding sequence ATGAAACCACAGGCAAGGATGCCGATCGTCTGTGGCTGCTTGCTGCTGACAATCGCGAGTGGGTGTGCGAGCGTACCTTCAAAAGCGGGTGCTGATCGGGGTACTGGAACTGGTTCTGGGGTCACATCAAAGAAGCAATCTGGCCAAACGGAGAGTCTGGATTCTGCGGGTCCCCTTGATCCAGAGGCCGATTCTCTCGAGCACTCCGCTCAGCTTGTCGCGTTCAGTGAGACCGAGGAGGAATCCTCTGCAACGGACGACGACAACACGGATATTTTGGAACTGCAGAAGACGAGCTACGAATTCCTCTCGCCGCCGATTCACGCTGAAGATGAATTGGCTGAGGACCAACTCGACCTCGGCGAGGTTGTGGCTTCAGTCGAGACCCATTATCCCCTGCTGCTTGCCGCGGTTGAGGAGCAGGGAATCACGTCCGGCCAGTTGCTTGCCGCTCAGGGTGCGTTCGACCTGAATCTGCGGGCCCGTGAATTCTGGCAGGTCGGCACTTACGACAGTCAACGGATGACTGTCGGCGTGGATCAGAACACAGCCTGGAACGGTCTGTCCTATTACACAGGCTATCGGCAATCCGACGGCAGCTTTCCCATTTATTACGGAGATCGCAAAACCGGCGACGGGGGCGAGTTCCGCGCTGGTGTGCTCATACCACTCCTGGCCGGCCGCCCCATTGACAAGCGGCGGGCAACGGCCCGGCAGGCCGCCCTCACTCGGGCTTTGGCGGACCCCGTCATCGCCGCGCAGCGGCTCGACTTCATTCGCGCCGCATCCCGAGCATACTGGACCTGGGTGGCCGCCGGCCGACGTTATCTGATTGCCCAATCCGTGCTGAAGATCGCTGAGGACCGTAACAAACAGCTTGCGGAACTGGTCGAGCGCGGTGCGCTCGCCGAGATTGAGCGAACAGACAACCAGCGGGTGATTGTAGAGCGGCAGGCCCGGCTGATCACAGCGGAGCGAGCCTGGCAGCAGACATCCATTGCATTGTCACTCTATCTCCGCAATCCAGAGGGAGAACCCCTGATTCCGCAGGCGACACGCCTGCCGAGGAACCTGCCAGAGCCGGATCCCTTCGACCCTTCGAGTGTTGCCCTGGATATCCCCGTCGCTCTTCAACAGCGTCCGGAACTCGCACGCTTGCGCCTTCAGCGTGAACGGACCGCCGTGGATCTGGAATTGGCGAGAAATCAGATGCTCCCAGGCTTAAACCTCGGCTTGGAAGGGGCCCAGGATATCGGGTACGCCTCAAACTTCTCGAAGACGCCGCTCGTCACCGGCACGGAGCTGGATCGTGCCACGTACATCGCCTCGCTGCAATTCGACCTGCCGCTGCAACGCAGGGAGGCAAAAGGGCGTGCCATGACGGCCGAAGCTGCACTTACTCAGCTTAGCTTTCAGGAGAAGTTTCAGCGGGACCGCATCGTGGCCGAACTTCAGGACGCCGCCTCGGCCCTGGAACGTTCCTACGAACTGCTGAAGAAAGCGCGGGAAAACGTCGCGGTGGCCCGGAAGGTAGAAAGTGGTGAGCGTGAGCGCTTCACACAGGGACAAGGAACGATTGTGATCCTCAACATTCGCGAACTGGTGGCCGCAGAAGCCTCTTTTGCCGAGGTCGATGCCCTGGCCGAGTTCTACCGGTCTATGGCAGACTACCAGGCCGCACTTGGTGGCGACGGGCCTTTTCAGGATGGCGAGCTGAACCTGAGCGTCCCACCGTCCCCTGAATTTCTCGATCGGTGA
- a CDS encoding HlyD family secretion protein, translating into MVVATKQYVRSDRLALPALQLARPPRMARRLSQIVLLCLLALPFALTLVPWTQTVHGTGRAIAFNPVQRPQFVVSPIEGRIKKWYIVEGQRVKSGERIVEMVDNDPNLELRLLDEERAILDRLRAAEGRVRDIESRISNLKNSRQLAIDVQSSILRQEQARVQASEQEQLEARAALDAAEPNFQRQQELFKSKQGSLVSQRDVEVAKQVLETAKAKLRQSEARVKVAKAGEKAATDNLGKVDSDTAAMINLETASQRSAEAEVASVKRDKAQIEVRIARQRAQYVDAPVDGVVLRLLANSEQGGILVRPGERLAVLVPDIKAEVDSDDVSEEGLQLTRKGYPGIVTELHIDGNDLPLVHEKDRVRLQFEGWPAAQFVGWPSVAVGTFGGRVYLVDSTADDKGRFRILVEPDPDDQPWPNNQYLRQGGRAQGWVLLERVSLGWEFWRQLNGFPPVRESKEAKSGQPLGPVKRKELK; encoded by the coding sequence ATGGTCGTTGCAACGAAACAGTACGTCCGAAGTGATAGGCTGGCCTTGCCCGCTCTTCAGCTCGCTCGCCCTCCGCGAATGGCACGGCGGCTATCGCAGATTGTGCTGCTCTGCCTGCTGGCTCTCCCTTTTGCACTGACTCTCGTGCCCTGGACTCAGACCGTCCACGGCACTGGCCGGGCGATCGCATTCAACCCGGTCCAGCGCCCGCAGTTCGTGGTGTCCCCCATCGAGGGACGTATCAAGAAGTGGTATATCGTTGAAGGGCAACGCGTAAAGTCGGGCGAGCGTATTGTGGAGATGGTCGATAACGACCCGAACCTGGAGTTGCGCCTGCTGGATGAGGAGCGGGCGATCCTGGACCGCCTCCGCGCCGCCGAGGGGCGCGTGCGCGACATTGAATCCCGCATCAGCAACTTGAAGAATTCACGCCAGCTTGCCATCGACGTTCAATCAAGCATCCTGCGCCAGGAACAGGCGCGGGTGCAGGCTTCCGAGCAGGAGCAGCTGGAGGCAAGAGCAGCCCTGGATGCGGCGGAGCCGAACTTTCAGCGCCAGCAGGAACTGTTCAAGAGTAAGCAGGGAAGCCTTGTATCGCAGCGCGACGTTGAGGTTGCAAAGCAGGTACTCGAAACGGCAAAAGCCAAGCTTCGGCAATCCGAAGCGCGAGTCAAAGTCGCCAAGGCGGGAGAAAAGGCTGCGACCGACAATCTCGGAAAGGTTGATTCGGACACAGCCGCGATGATCAATCTCGAAACGGCATCGCAACGCTCTGCTGAAGCCGAGGTTGCTTCCGTCAAGCGGGACAAGGCCCAGATTGAAGTGCGGATCGCGCGTCAACGCGCCCAGTATGTCGATGCCCCCGTCGACGGCGTGGTGCTGCGACTTCTGGCGAACTCCGAGCAGGGAGGCATTCTGGTCCGCCCTGGGGAAAGGCTGGCGGTACTGGTCCCGGATATCAAGGCAGAGGTCGATTCCGACGATGTGTCCGAGGAAGGATTGCAATTGACCCGAAAAGGCTATCCCGGTATCGTCACCGAGCTCCATATTGACGGCAACGACTTGCCCTTGGTGCACGAAAAGGACCGGGTCCGGCTGCAGTTCGAAGGATGGCCCGCCGCCCAGTTCGTTGGCTGGCCTTCCGTCGCCGTGGGCACATTCGGTGGGCGCGTTTATCTGGTCGATTCCACAGCGGATGACAAGGGACGCTTCCGTATCCTCGTCGAGCCAGACCCTGACGATCAGCCTTGGCCAAACAACCAGTATCTCCGTCAGGGGGGGCGTGCGCAAGGTTGGGTCCTGCTGGAGAGAGTTTCCCTTGGATGGGAGTTTTGGCGGCAACTCAACGGTTTTCCCCCGGTTCGTGAATCGAAAGAGGCGAAGAGCGGTCAGCCGCTTGGTCCGGTTAAGCGCAAGGAGTTGAAATGA